A region from the Drosophila mauritiana strain mau12 chromosome 2L, ASM438214v1, whole genome shotgun sequence genome encodes:
- the LOC117146512 gene encoding uncharacterized protein LOC117146512 — protein MATMDDFFYKVQRKHPTILDDLRAVFKNSQSDSPHRSITLSQIRAAYSQRTGQDFPVKGGTRTQMCFVLTIPYVACFTSQIGTLRFYTIEVNQQ, from the exons ATGGCTACAATGGATGACTTTTTCTATAAGGTGCAGCGGAAACATCCCACCATTCTGGACGACTTGCGAGCAGTTTTCAAAAACTCGCAAAGCGATTCGCCGCATCGTTCAATAACTCTATCCCAAATACGTG CTGCCTACAGTCAACGAACTGGCCAGGACTTTCCCGTCAAGGGTGGCACGCGAACCCAAATGTGTTTCGTCCTGACAATCCCTTATGTTGCCTGCTTCACCAGTCAAATTGGCACCTTGCGATTCTACACCATCGAAGTGAACCAGCAATAG